In a genomic window of Ranitomeya imitator isolate aRanImi1 chromosome 5, aRanImi1.pri, whole genome shotgun sequence:
- the TMEM18 gene encoding transmembrane protein 18, producing METEAGVWALLERSPIDWSEPWIVGLLGFHLLCFILTCISFKFYKCQIAHFLFMVGLVSCAEYINEVAALNWKLYSRQQYFDSSGMFISLAFSAPLLCNTIIIVVHWVYKTLSVMTELKTLQNKKKAARDRKKEN from the exons CCCATAGACTGGTCAGAGCCGTGGATCGTTGGGCTGTTGGGTTTCCACCTCCTTTGCTTCATACTGACCTGCATTTCCTTCAAATTCTACAAATGTCAGATAGCCCACTTCCTGTTTATGG TGGGCCTGGTCAGCTGTGCCGAATACATCAATGAAGTGGCGGCTCTAAACTGGAA GTTGTACTCCAGGCAGCAGTACTTTGATTCCTCTGGGATGTTCATTTCTTTAGCCTTCTCAGCTCCTTTGTTGTGTAATACAATCATAATTGTG GTCCATTGGGTGTATAAGACGTTGTCCGTAATGACAGAACTAAAGACTCTGCAGAATAAAAAGAAAGCCGCCAGAGACAGAAAGAAGGAAAACTGA